The following proteins are co-located in the Nocardia bhagyanarayanae genome:
- the rplI gene encoding 50S ribosomal protein L9, which produces MKLILTADVDNLGAPGDTVEVKDGYGRNYLLPRGLAIVASRGAQKQVEGIRRAQDARRVRDLDHANELKQAIEGLESVSLSVKTAGTGKLFGSVTQADVAAAIKTAGGPVVDKRSIELPKAHIKSTGKHGIVVHLHPDVVAKFDLQVAAAS; this is translated from the coding sequence ATGAAGTTGATTCTGACCGCTGATGTGGACAACCTCGGTGCCCCCGGCGACACCGTGGAGGTCAAGGACGGCTACGGCCGCAACTACCTGCTGCCGCGCGGCCTGGCCATCGTCGCCAGCCGTGGCGCGCAGAAGCAGGTCGAGGGCATCCGCCGGGCGCAGGACGCCCGCCGGGTTCGCGACCTGGACCACGCCAACGAGCTGAAGCAGGCCATCGAAGGCCTGGAGTCGGTCTCGCTGAGCGTGAAGACCGCGGGCACCGGCAAGCTGTTCGGCTCGGTGACCCAGGCGGACGTCGCCGCGGCCATCAAGACCGCGGGCGGCCCCGTGGTCGACAAGCGCAGCATCGAGCTGCCGAAGGCGCACATCAAGTCGACCGGCAAGCACGGCATCGTGGTGCACCTGCACCCGGACGTGGTCGCCAAGTTCGACCTGCAGGTCGCCGCCGCGAGCTGA
- the rpsR gene encoding 30S ribosomal protein S18, protein MPKAPAREKVLKKKACAFCKEAKSGTVSIDYKDTTLLRKYVSDRGKIRARRVTGNCVQHQRDIAVAVKNSREVALLPYVSTAR, encoded by the coding sequence ATGCCTAAAGCGCCCGCGCGCGAAAAGGTGCTGAAGAAGAAGGCTTGCGCTTTCTGCAAGGAAGCCAAGTCCGGCACCGTTTCGATCGATTACAAGGACACGACGCTGCTGCGTAAGTACGTCAGCGACCGCGGCAAGATCCGCGCCCGCCGGGTGACCGGCAACTGCGTGCAGCACCAGCGTGACATCGCCGTTGCCGTGAAGAACTCGCGTGAGGTGGCCCTGCTGCCCTACGTGTCGACGGCTCGCTGA
- a CDS encoding single-stranded DNA-binding protein: MAAGDTVITVIGNLTADPELRFTPAGQAVANFTVASTPRVFDRNTNEWKDGEALFLRCNIWREAAENVAESLTRGARVIVSGRLKQRSYETREGEKRTVVELEVDEVGPSLRYATAKVNKASRGGGGGGGFGGGGGGNYASSGSSGGGGGRSGGAEDDPWGSAPAAGSFGGSRMDDEPPF; the protein is encoded by the coding sequence ATGGCAGCAGGCGACACGGTCATCACCGTCATTGGAAACTTGACGGCCGACCCCGAACTGCGTTTCACGCCCGCGGGGCAGGCGGTGGCGAACTTCACCGTCGCGTCCACCCCCCGCGTGTTCGACCGTAATACCAATGAATGGAAAGACGGCGAAGCGCTTTTCCTGCGCTGCAACATCTGGCGCGAAGCCGCGGAAAATGTCGCCGAAAGCCTGACCCGAGGCGCTCGCGTCATCGTGAGCGGACGGCTCAAGCAGCGCTCCTACGAAACCCGTGAGGGTGAGAAGCGCACGGTCGTCGAGCTCGAGGTCGACGAGGTCGGCCCCTCGCTCCGCTACGCGACGGCGAAGGTCAACAAGGCCAGCCGCGGCGGCGGTGGGGGCGGCGGCTTCGGTGGTGGCGGTGGCGGTAACTACGCCTCCTCCGGCAGCAGCGGTGGTGGCGGCGGTCGTTCCGGCGGCGCCGAGGACGACCCCTGGGGCAGCGCGCCCGCGGCAGGTTCCTTCGGGGGCAGCCGCATGGATGACGAACCGCCGTTCTGA
- the rpsF gene encoding 30S ribosomal protein S6, which yields MRHYEVMVILDPSLDERTVGPSLDNMLSVVKTEGGKIDKVDIWGRRRLAYEIRKQAEGIYAVVDLTATPATVSELDRQLGLNESVLRTKVLRHDK from the coding sequence GTGCGTCATTACGAAGTGATGGTCATCCTCGATCCGAGCCTGGACGAGCGCACTGTTGGTCCGTCGCTGGACAACATGCTGAGCGTCGTCAAGACCGAAGGCGGCAAGATCGACAAGGTCGACATCTGGGGCCGTCGTCGGCTCGCCTACGAGATCCGCAAGCAGGCCGAGGGCATCTACGCGGTGGTCGATCTGACCGCGACCCCGGCCACGGTGAGCGAGCTCGACCGCCAGCTGGGGCTCAACGAGTCGGTGCTGCGCACCAAGGTTCTGCGCCACGACAAGTAG
- a CDS encoding glycosyltransferase family 87 protein, with amino-acid sequence MSIGPAATRVQVRRVPRRTALAAVVVLLCGLTLALAYANKARCAGAPFYDNGRSTVFDVIKDSDVCYSDIQYLWLGRDIDRHVFPYVDGGITDDGLLTGGAVEYPVLSGTLMWVGAIGADDDAAFLRLSALLLAPFALLTAWFLARLAGRAALLWAIGPPLVLYAFHNWELPVVCTAVAAVYVVTVPTKYSLRTRGVLAAVLLGIGFCLKLYPGIFVLPLMIYVLTGGAGRDPDDDSGLDVRGALMTAGAAIGTVVAVNLPFALIGYEGWRASITFQQLRQADITTNSIWYWGHHLLYGRETETSQSWHDGVSIASPSLILAAFVLAIWLGWKRYRATGVFPWVGVSGAMLCGFLVFHKVHSPQYTLWLIPFLVLLAVPWQVIGAYLLADAAIGIGVFRYFYAMGSGAPFETQEVIVQFGVWGRAVLLVALFFLFIRADPRGEDGKTARTTPDRGDLVPA; translated from the coding sequence ATGTCGATCGGACCCGCCGCCACCCGGGTGCAGGTCCGGCGCGTGCCTCGCCGGACCGCGCTCGCTGCGGTGGTCGTGCTGTTGTGCGGCCTGACGTTGGCGCTCGCTTACGCGAACAAGGCCAGGTGCGCGGGCGCGCCGTTCTACGACAACGGCCGCAGCACGGTCTTCGACGTGATCAAGGATTCGGACGTCTGCTATTCCGACATCCAATACCTGTGGCTGGGCCGCGACATCGACCGGCACGTCTTCCCCTACGTCGACGGCGGCATCACCGACGACGGCCTGCTCACCGGTGGCGCCGTCGAATACCCGGTGCTCAGTGGCACGCTCATGTGGGTCGGCGCGATCGGCGCGGACGACGACGCGGCCTTCCTGCGCCTCTCCGCGTTGTTGCTCGCGCCCTTCGCGCTGCTCACCGCCTGGTTCCTGGCCCGCCTCGCGGGACGAGCCGCGTTGCTGTGGGCGATAGGTCCGCCGCTGGTGCTCTACGCCTTCCACAACTGGGAGCTGCCGGTGGTCTGCACGGCGGTCGCGGCCGTCTACGTGGTCACCGTGCCGACCAAGTATTCGCTGCGGACCCGCGGCGTGCTCGCCGCCGTGCTGCTCGGTATCGGCTTCTGCTTGAAGCTGTATCCGGGAATCTTCGTGCTGCCGCTGATGATCTACGTGCTGACCGGTGGGGCCGGGCGCGATCCCGACGACGATTCCGGTCTCGACGTGCGCGGCGCGCTCATGACCGCGGGCGCGGCCATCGGCACCGTCGTCGCGGTGAACCTGCCGTTCGCGCTGATCGGATACGAGGGCTGGCGGGCGTCGATCACCTTCCAGCAGCTGCGCCAGGCCGACATCACCACCAACTCCATCTGGTACTGGGGACATCACCTGTTGTACGGACGGGAGACCGAGACCAGCCAGTCCTGGCACGACGGCGTCTCCATCGCCTCGCCGTCCCTGATCCTCGCCGCGTTCGTGCTCGCGATCTGGTTGGGCTGGAAGCGTTATCGCGCGACCGGCGTCTTCCCATGGGTCGGCGTGAGCGGCGCGATGTTGTGTGGATTCCTGGTTTTCCACAAGGTGCATTCGCCGCAGTACACACTGTGGCTGATCCCGTTCCTGGTCTTGCTCGCGGTGCCGTGGCAGGTGATCGGCGCGTACCTCCTCGCCGACGCGGCCATCGGAATCGGCGTCTTCCGCTACTTCTACGCCATGGGCTCCGGCGCACCGTTCGAGACCCAGGAGGTCATCGTCCAATTCGGCGTGTGGGGGCGTGCGGTCCTGCTGGTCGCACTGTTCTTCCTGTTCATCAGGGCCGATCCGCGCGGGGAGGACGGGAAGACCGCGAGGACGACACCGGACCGAGGTGACTTGGTCCCCGCCTGA
- a CDS encoding DUF389 domain-containing protein — MLQMRILSPAALTDDVLEILDRDTAVSGLAVMRGSSLKPPGDLVLADVAREAGNDIIDKLRALGVHKHGSIEFDQVRTWMSRSGFDAEMRTPGSSADAVVWAEVAQRSYEETELNWTYLSFMTMATAIAAIAIVLDSQILVIGAMVLGPEFGAIAALGVALVRRRFVLLGHAARTLLLGFTAAIAVTFLLVLIGRGLGWITIEDVTGPRPSTAFIYTPDKWSFIVAVIAAAAGVLALTSSKAAGLAGVFISVTTVPAAGNIALGAAFGVGEAIWGSTLQLVLNLSGMAFAGWATLALQQAVWSRVSVRRARALSKPYRML; from the coding sequence ATGCTGCAAATGCGGATCCTCTCTCCCGCGGCGCTGACCGACGACGTGCTCGAGATCCTCGACCGGGACACCGCGGTGAGCGGGCTTGCCGTCATGCGCGGGTCCTCGCTGAAACCGCCCGGTGATCTGGTGCTCGCGGACGTCGCGCGGGAAGCGGGCAACGACATCATCGACAAGTTGCGCGCGCTCGGCGTGCACAAGCACGGGAGCATCGAATTCGACCAGGTGCGAACCTGGATGTCGCGCAGCGGTTTCGACGCCGAGATGCGCACGCCGGGCAGCAGCGCGGACGCGGTGGTGTGGGCCGAGGTCGCGCAGCGGTCCTACGAGGAAACCGAGCTGAACTGGACCTACCTGAGCTTCATGACGATGGCGACGGCGATCGCCGCCATCGCGATCGTGCTCGATTCGCAGATCCTGGTCATCGGCGCGATGGTGCTCGGTCCGGAGTTCGGCGCGATCGCCGCGCTCGGCGTCGCGCTGGTGCGCCGCCGTTTCGTGCTGCTCGGCCACGCCGCGCGCACCTTGCTGCTCGGTTTCACCGCGGCGATCGCGGTGACGTTCCTGCTGGTGCTGATCGGTCGCGGGCTGGGTTGGATCACCATCGAAGACGTGACGGGCCCGCGGCCGAGCACGGCGTTCATCTACACGCCGGACAAGTGGTCGTTCATCGTCGCGGTGATCGCCGCCGCCGCGGGCGTGCTCGCCCTCACCTCGTCGAAAGCGGCGGGCCTCGCGGGTGTGTTCATCTCCGTGACCACGGTGCCCGCCGCAGGCAACATCGCGCTCGGCGCGGCTTTCGGTGTCGGCGAGGCGATTTGGGGGAGCACCTTGCAGCTGGTGCTCAACCTCTCCGGCATGGCGTTCGCCGGGTGGGCCACCCTGGCCCTCCAGCAGGCGGTGTGGTCGCGCGTCTCCGTGCGCCGCGCCAGGGCGCTGAGCAAGCCCTACCGAATGCTGTAG
- a CDS encoding TerD family protein: MASEQQSGGANSAKVTLSKATPTINLTKPGERQGVLRVNLNWSRTAKGFFRRSKPVDLDLGCFYELADGAKGVVQAVGENFGSLEGEPYIQLDGDDRSGAVTSGENMHIDLARPELFKRILIFAFIYEGVPNWAAADGVVTLFPSNGPQVEMRLDSPVDGARSCAVALLQNNGRGITVHREVQYINGTQRHIDEAYRWGMQWNSASK, from the coding sequence ATGGCGTCCGAGCAGCAGTCCGGCGGTGCGAATTCGGCGAAGGTGACGCTGTCCAAGGCGACGCCGACCATCAACCTCACCAAACCCGGTGAGCGGCAAGGGGTCTTGCGGGTCAATCTGAACTGGTCGCGGACCGCCAAGGGATTCTTCCGCAGGTCCAAGCCGGTCGATCTCGACCTCGGCTGCTTCTACGAACTGGCCGACGGCGCCAAAGGTGTCGTGCAGGCGGTCGGCGAGAACTTCGGTTCGCTGGAGGGCGAGCCGTACATCCAGCTCGACGGCGACGACCGCAGCGGCGCCGTCACGTCGGGCGAGAACATGCACATCGATCTCGCCCGGCCCGAATTGTTCAAGCGCATCCTGATTTTCGCCTTCATCTACGAGGGCGTGCCGAACTGGGCGGCCGCCGACGGCGTGGTCACCCTGTTCCCCAGCAACGGACCGCAGGTGGAGATGCGCCTCGACTCCCCGGTCGACGGCGCCCGCTCCTGCGCCGTCGCCCTGCTCCAGAACAACGGCCGCGGAATCACCGTGCACCGAGAAGTGCAGTACATCAACGGAACCCAGCGGCACATCGACGAGGCCTACCGCTGGGGGATGCAGTGGAACAGCGCGAGCAAGTGA
- a CDS encoding DUF475 domain-containing protein, translating into MVLRIFGLSGLVTVASLVVAFLYGGPTALALCAILGILEVSLSFDNAVINATVLQRMSDFWQRIFLTIGVLIAVFGMRLVFPLAIVWITAGLNPVEAFDLALNPPAGDAPYFPDGSPSYETLLTDAHPQIAAFGGMFLALLFLNFVFEEREITWLGWLERPLAAAGKLDMLSVVVSGAGLILTAEFLAPDDKRATVLAAGVLGMIVYIAVDGLGSMFHTEEHAGGPSELAKATGKAGFFLFLYLEVLDASFSFDGVIGAFAITSDPIIIALGLGLIGAMFVRSITVYLVRKGTLSEYVYLEHGAHWAIGALAAILLISIGVHVNELVTGLIGVAFIGAAFISSVLRNKREGGDEEELENERAVTPVG; encoded by the coding sequence GTGGTCCTGCGCATCTTCGGCCTGTCCGGCCTCGTCACCGTGGCGTCCCTGGTAGTGGCGTTCCTGTACGGTGGCCCCACCGCCCTCGCGCTGTGCGCGATCCTGGGCATCCTCGAAGTCTCCCTGTCGTTCGACAACGCCGTCATCAACGCCACCGTCCTGCAGCGGATGAGCGATTTCTGGCAGCGCATCTTCTTGACCATCGGTGTGCTCATCGCCGTCTTCGGCATGCGCCTGGTGTTCCCGCTGGCGATCGTGTGGATCACCGCGGGTCTGAATCCGGTGGAAGCTTTCGATCTCGCGCTCAACCCGCCCGCGGGTGACGCGCCGTACTTCCCCGACGGCAGCCCGAGCTACGAGACATTGCTCACCGACGCGCACCCGCAGATCGCGGCGTTCGGCGGCATGTTCCTCGCGCTGTTGTTCCTGAACTTCGTCTTCGAGGAGCGGGAGATCACCTGGCTCGGCTGGCTGGAGCGGCCGCTGGCGGCGGCGGGCAAGCTCGACATGCTCTCGGTCGTGGTCTCGGGCGCGGGCCTGATCCTGACCGCGGAGTTCCTGGCCCCCGACGACAAGCGCGCCACCGTCTTGGCCGCGGGCGTACTCGGCATGATCGTCTACATCGCGGTCGACGGGCTCGGCTCGATGTTCCACACCGAGGAGCACGCGGGCGGACCGTCGGAGCTGGCCAAGGCCACCGGTAAGGCGGGCTTCTTCCTGTTCCTCTACCTCGAGGTGCTGGACGCCTCGTTCTCCTTCGACGGCGTGATCGGCGCGTTCGCCATCACCTCGGACCCGATCATCATCGCGCTCGGCCTCGGCCTGATCGGCGCCATGTTCGTCCGGTCCATCACGGTGTACCTGGTGCGCAAGGGCACGCTCTCGGAGTACGTGTACCTGGAGCACGGCGCGCACTGGGCGATCGGCGCGCTCGCCGCGATCCTGCTGATCTCGATCGGCGTGCACGTCAACGAGCTCGTCACCGGTCTGATCGGTGTTGCGTTCATCGGCGCCGCGTTCATCAGCAGCGTGCTTCGCAACAAGCGCGAGGGCGGCGACGAGGAGGAACTCGAGAACGAGCGAGCTGTCACGCCGGTAGGCTGA
- a CDS encoding TerD family protein translates to MGVSLSKGGNVSLTKEAPNLTAVSVGLGWDIRTTTGTDFDLDASAIATGGDKKVLSDQHFVFFNNLRSPEGAIEHAGDNRTGEGEGDDEVINVDLANTPPTIESIFFPVSIYDADTRQQSFGQVRNAYIRVVDRSNGTELARYDLSEDASTETAMVFGELYRNGAEWKFRAIGQGYASGLAGIARDYGVNV, encoded by the coding sequence ATGGGTGTCAGTTTGTCCAAGGGCGGCAACGTCTCGCTGACCAAGGAGGCGCCTAACCTGACTGCTGTTTCCGTCGGCCTGGGGTGGGATATTCGGACCACTACCGGTACCGACTTCGACTTGGATGCCAGCGCGATCGCGACCGGTGGCGACAAGAAGGTGCTGAGCGACCAGCACTTCGTGTTCTTCAACAACCTCCGCTCGCCGGAGGGCGCCATCGAGCACGCGGGCGACAACCGCACCGGCGAGGGCGAGGGCGACGACGAGGTCATCAACGTCGACCTGGCCAACACCCCGCCGACCATCGAGAGCATCTTCTTCCCCGTCTCGATCTACGACGCCGACACCCGTCAGCAGTCGTTCGGTCAGGTGCGCAACGCCTACATCCGCGTCGTGGACCGCAGCAACGGCACCGAGCTGGCCCGCTACGACCTGAGCGAGGACGCCTCGACCGAGACCGCCATGGTCTTCGGCGAGCTGTACCGCAACGGCGCCGAGTGGAAGTTCCGCGCCATCGGCCAGGGCTACGCCTCCGGCCTGGCGGGCATCGCCCGTGACTACGGCGTGAACGTCTAA
- a CDS encoding HpcH/HpaI aldolase/citrate lyase family protein, which produces MTAPVAVQQEVSLRKRLPLRHFRQLQGPDARHLFHRQPEPFGEHTDRDLLAYGLGATLYAPATRPDLAETIRRRADRGVCSMVIDLEDAVADDEVELAKKQAVDALGELAASSEPNPLLFIRVREASAIGEIVDQLGAGAPALTGFVFPKFDSSTGRAYLDALQAATERLGRPLYGMPVLESAALVHRQTRDQELTNIASMLAEHRERVLAVRVGATDMCSTFGIRRDRDLTIYDVRVVADVIADIVNYLGRADGTGFVITGPVWEYFADHERMFRPLLRTAPFEESDAVPFRQYLVSRDLDGLLREITLDRANGIQGKTVIHPSHVAAVHALSVVSHEEYSDALDILQVDVGGVAASGYRNKMNEMRPHRSWARQTLLRARVFGVANKGVSFVDLLTALVKV; this is translated from the coding sequence ATGACCGCTCCTGTCGCCGTCCAGCAGGAAGTATCCCTGCGGAAGCGACTGCCGCTGCGCCACTTTCGGCAGCTGCAAGGCCCCGACGCCAGACATCTCTTCCACCGCCAGCCCGAACCGTTCGGTGAGCACACCGACCGGGACCTGCTCGCGTACGGCCTCGGCGCGACCCTGTACGCGCCCGCCACCAGACCCGATCTCGCCGAGACCATCCGGCGCCGCGCCGACCGCGGCGTCTGCTCGATGGTGATCGACCTCGAGGACGCCGTCGCCGACGACGAGGTGGAGCTCGCGAAGAAACAGGCCGTCGACGCGCTCGGCGAGCTGGCGGCCAGCTCGGAACCCAACCCGTTGTTGTTCATTCGCGTGCGCGAGGCGAGCGCCATCGGCGAGATCGTCGACCAACTCGGGGCGGGCGCGCCTGCGCTGACCGGCTTCGTCTTCCCGAAGTTCGACAGCTCCACCGGGCGCGCCTATCTGGACGCGCTGCAAGCGGCGACCGAGCGCTTGGGCAGGCCGCTCTATGGCATGCCGGTGCTCGAATCGGCGGCCCTGGTGCACCGCCAGACCCGCGATCAGGAGCTGACCAACATCGCGTCCATGCTGGCCGAACACCGGGAGCGAGTGCTCGCGGTGCGGGTCGGCGCCACCGACATGTGCTCGACCTTCGGCATCCGCCGCGACCGCGACCTGACCATCTACGACGTGCGGGTGGTCGCCGACGTCATCGCCGACATCGTGAACTACCTGGGCCGCGCCGACGGCACCGGTTTCGTGATCACCGGACCGGTGTGGGAGTACTTCGCCGATCACGAGCGGATGTTCCGGCCGCTGCTGCGCACCGCGCCGTTCGAGGAGTCCGACGCCGTGCCATTTCGTCAGTACCTGGTCAGCCGGGATCTGGACGGACTGCTGCGCGAGATCACCCTGGACCGGGCCAACGGCATCCAGGGCAAGACGGTGATCCACCCCTCGCACGTCGCGGCGGTGCACGCGCTGTCGGTGGTGTCGCACGAGGAGTACTCCGACGCGCTCGACATCCTTCAGGTCGACGTGGGCGGGGTGGCGGCCTCGGGTTACCGCAACAAGATGAACGAGATGCGGCCACACCGCAGTTGGGCCCGGCAGACGCTGCTGCGGGCGCGCGTATTCGGGGTGGCGAACAAGGGAGTTTCTTTCGTGGATCTGCTCACGGCGTTGGTGAAGGTATGA
- a CDS encoding phosphoribosyltransferase domain-containing protein, producing MTSPWATRTLGIELHHLSCHGTSSDGVLPAELSIDMLIEPGLRRNPRRAHLLVSTVLGKHLPTDPRVVLDAGNRLGDLVRAVLDERAGEPAAPAVVLGFAETATGLGHTVAARIGARCYLHSTRRDVPEADTLAGFEEGHSHATSHLLQPAPAEIFRNDLPLVLVDDEISTGATAIDAVRALHDFAPRSHYVLASLVDMRTDADRAVFESAAAELGARIDTVCLAAGLTKLPDGLIEAVTSMPDPALNPVAPQRGSFGRLELPWPDSVPEGGRHGILDSDTPAFESAVAAAAAVLTARLAVDAPDRPVIVLGHEELMYLPLRLAAALAESGVPTRYQTTTRSPAYVLDEPGYPLRRGFRFVAPEPDADAPRYLYNACWPEDFDAELRELTAQRAVEDILDNDARISGDGVRAAGGGARDAGADDDDARAARDGVTGSDSSGGTGVDPVLVVVLDPPADTPELIAEGGLVDVLTASGADVLVALVPGADPRKLDIERRATAKAATVDEEVETNGSVRTETLPEATGEPRLPAPLHGPDFGSYAADEVSWLLKDLSDADLEADVAERERRIQAGVAHYAESLPIEYQPDAAYRGLFDEVLAESAERLALAVATVSELVVAERGEDIVLVSLARAGTPVGILMKRWLRSGRGDGLPGLDVPHYAVSIVRDRGIDATALDYLARHHDPSSVVFVDGWTGKGAITKELTEALDAYHAAGGARFDDELAVLADPGHCVRTYGTRDDFLIASACLNSTVSGLISRTVLNDTLIGPGDFHGAKFYRELAADDVSGRLLDAVTGAFDAVRPRVPAELAAVLGSDRTPTWTGWSSVEKVRAEYGIASVNFVKPGVGETTRVLLRRVPWRVLVREADAPEHAHIRMLAAARGVPVEVVPDLAYSCMGLIKEVPK from the coding sequence ATGACCTCGCCGTGGGCGACCCGAACACTCGGTATCGAATTGCATCATCTGTCTTGTCACGGCACCAGTTCCGACGGCGTGCTGCCCGCCGAGTTGTCGATCGACATGCTGATCGAGCCCGGTTTGCGGCGCAATCCGCGCCGGGCGCACCTGCTGGTCTCGACGGTGCTCGGCAAGCACCTGCCCACCGATCCGCGGGTGGTGCTCGACGCGGGCAACCGGCTCGGTGATCTGGTGCGCGCCGTCCTCGACGAGCGCGCCGGCGAACCGGCGGCTCCGGCCGTCGTGCTCGGATTCGCCGAGACCGCAACGGGTCTCGGTCACACCGTCGCGGCGCGAATCGGCGCGCGGTGCTACCTGCATTCGACGCGCCGCGACGTGCCGGAGGCCGACACCCTCGCCGGTTTCGAAGAGGGGCACTCGCACGCCACCTCGCACCTGCTGCAACCCGCGCCCGCCGAGATCTTCCGAAACGACCTGCCGTTGGTGCTGGTCGACGACGAGATCTCCACCGGCGCGACGGCGATCGACGCGGTGCGCGCGCTGCACGACTTCGCGCCGCGCTCGCACTATGTGCTCGCCTCGTTGGTGGACATGCGCACCGACGCGGACCGGGCCGTATTCGAAAGCGCGGCGGCCGAACTCGGCGCCCGCATCGACACCGTGTGCTTGGCCGCAGGATTGACCAAGCTGCCCGACGGCCTGATCGAGGCCGTCACGTCGATGCCCGATCCCGCGCTGAATCCTGTCGCGCCGCAGCGTGGTTCGTTCGGTCGCCTCGAACTGCCATGGCCCGATTCGGTGCCCGAGGGCGGACGGCACGGGATACTGGACTCCGACACCCCAGCCTTCGAATCGGCCGTCGCCGCGGCGGCCGCGGTGCTGACCGCGCGCCTGGCCGTCGACGCGCCGGATCGTCCGGTCATCGTGCTCGGGCACGAGGAGCTGATGTACCTGCCGCTGCGGCTGGCCGCCGCGCTGGCCGAGTCGGGTGTCCCGACCAGGTATCAGACGACGACCCGCTCGCCCGCCTACGTCCTGGACGAGCCGGGGTACCCGCTACGGCGCGGATTCCGTTTCGTCGCACCGGAACCCGACGCGGACGCGCCGCGCTATCTCTACAACGCCTGCTGGCCGGAGGATTTCGACGCGGAGCTGCGCGAGCTCACGGCGCAGCGTGCGGTCGAGGACATCCTCGACAACGATGCGCGGATCTCGGGAGATGGCGTGCGGGCCGCCGGCGGAGGTGCGCGAGACGCGGGAGCCGACGACGACGACGCGCGGGCCGCGCGCGATGGCGTGACCGGTTCGGACTCGTCCGGCGGTACCGGAGTCGATCCGGTTCTCGTCGTGGTACTCGATCCGCCCGCCGACACGCCGGAGCTCATCGCGGAGGGCGGTTTGGTCGACGTTCTCACCGCATCGGGGGCCGACGTGCTCGTCGCGCTCGTGCCGGGCGCCGATCCGCGTAAGTTGGACATCGAGCGGCGTGCGACAGCCAAGGCCGCGACCGTCGACGAGGAGGTCGAGACGAACGGCTCCGTGCGCACCGAGACGTTGCCGGAAGCGACCGGGGAGCCTCGGCTACCCGCACCCCTGCACGGGCCGGACTTCGGCTCGTACGCGGCCGACGAGGTCTCCTGGCTGCTGAAGGACCTGTCCGACGCGGACCTCGAGGCCGACGTCGCCGAGCGGGAGCGCCGCATCCAAGCGGGTGTCGCGCACTACGCGGAGTCGCTGCCGATCGAATACCAGCCGGACGCCGCTTATCGCGGTCTGTTCGACGAAGTGCTCGCGGAGAGCGCCGAGCGGCTTGCCCTCGCCGTGGCCACCGTCTCCGAACTCGTGGTCGCCGAGCGCGGCGAGGACATCGTGCTGGTGTCGCTCGCGCGCGCGGGCACGCCGGTCGGGATCCTGATGAAGCGCTGGTTGCGCTCGGGCCGGGGCGACGGGCTGCCCGGCCTCGATGTGCCGCACTACGCGGTATCCATCGTGCGGGACCGCGGCATCGACGCGACCGCGCTGGATTACCTTGCCCGGCATCACGATCCGTCCTCGGTGGTGTTCGTAGACGGCTGGACCGGCAAGGGCGCGATCACCAAGGAACTCACCGAGGCGCTCGACGCCTATCACGCGGCGGGCGGCGCCCGATTCGACGACGAGCTCGCCGTGCTCGCCGATCCCGGCCACTGCGTGCGCACCTACGGCACCCGTGACGATTTCCTGATCGCCTCGGCGTGCCTGAATTCCACCGTGTCCGGGCTCATCTCGCGCACCGTGCTGAACGACACGCTCATCGGGCCGGGCGATTTCCACGGCGCGAAGTTCTATCGCGAACTGGCGGCCGACGACGTCTCCGGCCGCCTGCTCGACGCCGTCACCGGCGCTTTCGACGCCGTGCGCCCGCGCGTGCCCGCCGAGCTTGCCGCGGTGCTCGGCTCGGATCGGACTCCCACCTGGACCGGCTGGTCCTCGGTGGAGAAGGTGCGTGCCGAATACGGCATCGCCAGTGTGAATTTCGTGAAGCCGGGGGTCGGCGAGACCACCCGGGTGCTGCTGCGGCGCGTGCCGTGGCGGGTGCTGGTCCGCGAGGCCGACGCCCCCGAGCACGCGCACATCCGGATGCTCGCCGCCGCGCGCGGTGTGCCCGTCGAGGTCGTCCCCGATCTGGCGTACTCGTGCATGGGATTGATCAAGGAAGTACCGAAGTAG